GCGTGCCGGTCAGGCCGTGGCGCATCTCCGCGAGATCGGCGAGCAGCGCGTCGCGCTCGGCCAGCATCCGGTGCGCCCACCGCAGGACGCGCTCGCCCTCGGGGGTCAGCCCGCCGAACCGGCGGCCGCGGTGGACCAGCGGGGTGTCCAGTTCCCGTTCCAGCGTCCGGATCGCCGCGGACAGCGACGGCTGCGACACGTGGCACGCCTGCGCGGCCCGGCCGAAGTGGCGTTCGCGAGCCAGCGCCACGAGGTATTCGAGTTGGCGTAGGAGCACATCCGGCAGTCTGGCGCAGAACCGCGGATGACGTGAGATCATGCCGCCGGTGACGGCAGGAGGAAACGGGCAGATGGCAGACGAGCCACCGCGGTTGACCGCGTCGCTGGCGATGAACCTGGTCGCGGCCGGGCGGGAAGCGCAGCGGCGGATCGAGGCCGCGCTGGCGCCGCACGGGCTGACGCTGCGCCACCTCGGTGCGCTGGGCCACCTCGCGCGGCGGCCCGACCTGTCCTACAGCGACCTGGCGCGGCGCTCGGGCATCACCGCGCAGAGCATGCACGCCACCGTCCGCCTGCTCCAGGAAGCCGGTGCGGTGGCGGACTCCCCGGTCGAACGCGGACGGCGGGCGCGGCTCGAAGTCACCGCCAAGGGCCGGGACCTGCTGGACGAGGTCGCCCTCGCGCTCGACCGGATCGACGCGGAGCTCCTCGACGGCCTCACCGCGCAGCAGCAGACCACCGTCCGCGACTTCACCCGAAGCCTGCTGCCCTTCCCCTGACCGGCTCGGACGCAACTCAACCCCGCGGCGCGGGTTGCCCAGAACCGGAGTATCAGCCAGACTTTAAGCGAGACTGATACTCTGGCCGGGTCCCGCCTACCGAGGAGGCCGCGAAATGACCCTTTCCATTCCCGACGCGTCGATGCCCGAGGTGACCCTGGCGATCCTGGTCGCGCCCGGCTACATGCCGGTGGACATCATCGGCATGCACACCATGTTCGGCATGCTGCCCAAGGTGAACCTCCACCTGGTCTGGAGGAACACCGACGAACTGACCGGCACACCGGCCTTCCCGACCCGGCCGACCACCAGCTTCGCCGACTGCCCGCGCGACGTGGACATCCTGTTCGCCGGTGCCGTCCCGCCCGCGGTGTTCCAGGACGAGGAAACCCTGGAGTTCCTGGCCGATCGCGGCGGCCGCGCCCGCTGGGTGGCCGCGTCCTGCACCGGCGCGCTGCTGCTGGGCGCGGCCGGGCTGATCAAGGGCTACCGGGCCACCACGAACTTCCAGGCGACCCACCTGCTCGAGCACTACGGCGCGACCCACCAGGCGGGCAACGTGGTCGAGGACCGCAACCGGATCACCGCGGGACCGGCCACCGGCGGGTTCGAGATCGCCTTCCGCCTCATCCAGGACATCTACGGCGACGACCTGGCGCGCGAAGCGATCCTGCAGGCCGAGTACGCACCGGAACCGCTGTTCGACGTCGGCAGCGTTGCGCTGGCGGGACCGGAGCTGACCGCCCGCGCGCGGGCGCACATCCGGCCGCTGACCGAAGAACTGGAGCGCGTCGTGCTCGGCTGAACCGGGCGGCTCAGAGCTCGGCGAGCTTGGGCACGGCCGGGGCGAGCTGCTCGATCCACGCGGCCGGGGACCCGGTGGTCGGGGTGACGATCACCGCTTCCACGCCGAGTTCGGCGTAGGGCGCCATCGAGGCGACGAACTCGTCCTGGTTGCCGGGCTCCGGCCGCGGGTTGTTCGCGATGATCGTCTTGCGGATCTCGGCGTAGTCGCGGTCCACGTCGTCGCAGTGGCGGCGCAGTACGCCCAGCTTGTGGCGGACATCCTCCGGCGAGCTGCCGAACAGGTTGCACGCGTCGCCGTACTGCGCCACCAGCCGCAGCGTCTTGCGTTCCCCGCCACCGCCGATGAGCACCTTGGGCCGGTTGATCGGCTGCGGCGAGCACAGCGTTTCGGCCAGTTGGTAGTGCTTCCCGTCGAACGGCCCGTTGTTCGCCGGATCCCACATCTGCCCGCAGATGCGCAGGGTTTCCTCGAGCCGTTCGAACCGCTCGGCCACCGGCGGGTACGGTACGCCGAGGCCGTGGTGCTCGCGCTCGAACCACGCCGCGCCGAGGCCGAGCACGGCCCGGCCGCCGGAGAGCACGTCGAGCGTGGTGACGATCTTGGCGAGCAGGCCGGGGTGGCGGTAGGTCACCCCGGTCACCAGCAGGCCGAGATCGATGGTCGTGGTGTGCGCGGCGAGAAAGCCGAGCGTGGTGTACCCCTCCAGCATGTTCGCCTCGGCGGGCAGGCCGACCGGTTCGATCTGGAAGTAGTGGTCCATGAACGACAGCCAGGTGGCCCCGGCCGCCTCGGCCGCGGCGCCGACGCGGGCCAGCTCACCGGCGATGGCCGTGGTGCCACCCTCGATGTCGAAGATGGGAAGGTGAATGCCGAGTTCCATGGTTGCCGGTCTCCTCAGTGCTTCTGCGGGTTCGTTTTCACGCTAGGACCTGGAGCGCGCTCCAGCGCAACCCGGAAGCGGTGCCGATAGGGTGGTCCGCATGGGACCGGACTCCGGCGAACTCACCGAAATCGCCGACGGCGTGCACGCCTACGTCCAGCCGGACGGCACCTGGTGGGTGAACAACGCGGGGGTGATCGCCGGGGACGGCGGCACCTTCGTGGTGGACACCTGCGCCACCGCCGAGCGCACGCGCCGGTTCCTGGACCTGGCCGCCGAAGCCACCGGGACGCCCACCCCGCGCTGGGCGGTCAACACCCACCAGCACGGCGACCACAGCTACGGCAACAGCCTGCTGCCCGGGTCCACCGTGCTGATCGGGCACGAGGCTATGCGCGCGGCGCTCGCGGTGGACCCGCTGATCGAGTACTGCCCGCCGGTGTGGGAACCGCGGCCGGACTGGGGCCCGGTCACCCGGCGCCTGCCGGATCTCACGATGACCACCGATCTCGTGGTGCACAACGGGAATCGGCGGATCGAACTGCACCACCCCGGCTACCAGGCACACACCGGCGGGGACGTGGTCGTCTGGCTGCCGCGCGAGAAGGTGCTGTTCACCGGGGACCTGGTGTTCAACGGGCTGACCCCGATGATGGGCATGGGCTCGTGCGAGGGCGGGCTGCTCTCACTGGAATGGCTGGCCTCCTTCCGCGCCGAGCACCTGGTGCCGGGGCACGGGCCGCTGATGCGTGCCGAGGACGTGCCGGAGGTGTTCGAGAAGCTGAGCGCGTACTACCGGCTGGTGCTGGACACCGCGGCCGCCGGGCTGCGTGACGGCCTCACCCCGCTGGACGCCGCGCGGCGGTGCGACCTCGGCGAGTTCGCCGGCTGGGCCGACAGCGAACGGCTGGTGCTGAACCTGCACCGCGAATACGCCATCGCCGCCGAGTCCGAAGTGGACCTGGTGGCCGCCTTCACCGACGCGGTCACCTACCACGGTGGCCCCTTGCACACGACGGTCTGAGGTGGAGCAGGTGAAGGTCGCGATGATCACCGGGGCGGCACGGGGCATCGGCGAGGCGGCCGCGCGGCGGCTGGCCGCCGACGGTGTCGCGGTCGCCCTGCTCGACGTCGATCCGGTGGTCGAACAGGTCGCGGCCGGGATTCCCGGTGCGATCGGCCTGCACTGTGACGTCAGTTCCGAGTCCGACTGGGCCGGCGCCGTGGCGCGGTGCCGGGAGCGGCTCGGGCCGGTGGACATCCTGGTGAGCAACGCCTACACGGTCGAAGTCGTGCCCGCGCACGAAATGAGCCTCGCGTCCTGGGAGCGGCAGCTCGCGGTCACGCTGACCGGTGCGTTCCTCGGGTTCAAGGCCTGCCTCGACGACCTGCGCCGGGACGCGCGGGGCGCGGTGGTGCTGACGTCCTCGGTGCACGCGCTG
The genomic region above belongs to Amycolatopsis sp. YIM 10 and contains:
- a CDS encoding MarR family winged helix-turn-helix transcriptional regulator produces the protein MADEPPRLTASLAMNLVAAGREAQRRIEAALAPHGLTLRHLGALGHLARRPDLSYSDLARRSGITAQSMHATVRLLQEAGAVADSPVERGRRARLEVTAKGRDLLDEVALALDRIDAELLDGLTAQQQTTVRDFTRSLLPFP
- a CDS encoding DJ-1/PfpI family protein; amino-acid sequence: MTLSIPDASMPEVTLAILVAPGYMPVDIIGMHTMFGMLPKVNLHLVWRNTDELTGTPAFPTRPTTSFADCPRDVDILFAGAVPPAVFQDEETLEFLADRGGRARWVAASCTGALLLGAAGLIKGYRATTNFQATHLLEHYGATHQAGNVVEDRNRITAGPATGGFEIAFRLIQDIYGDDLAREAILQAEYAPEPLFDVGSVALAGPELTARARAHIRPLTEELERVVLG
- a CDS encoding LLM class F420-dependent oxidoreductase gives rise to the protein MELGIHLPIFDIEGGTTAIAGELARVGAAAEAAGATWLSFMDHYFQIEPVGLPAEANMLEGYTTLGFLAAHTTTIDLGLLVTGVTYRHPGLLAKIVTTLDVLSGGRAVLGLGAAWFEREHHGLGVPYPPVAERFERLEETLRICGQMWDPANNGPFDGKHYQLAETLCSPQPINRPKVLIGGGGERKTLRLVAQYGDACNLFGSSPEDVRHKLGVLRRHCDDVDRDYAEIRKTIIANNPRPEPGNQDEFVASMAPYAELGVEAVIVTPTTGSPAAWIEQLAPAVPKLAEL
- a CDS encoding MBL fold metallo-hydrolase, with the protein product MGPDSGELTEIADGVHAYVQPDGTWWVNNAGVIAGDGGTFVVDTCATAERTRRFLDLAAEATGTPTPRWAVNTHQHGDHSYGNSLLPGSTVLIGHEAMRAALAVDPLIEYCPPVWEPRPDWGPVTRRLPDLTMTTDLVVHNGNRRIELHHPGYQAHTGGDVVVWLPREKVLFTGDLVFNGLTPMMGMGSCEGGLLSLEWLASFRAEHLVPGHGPLMRAEDVPEVFEKLSAYYRLVLDTAAAGLRDGLTPLDAARRCDLGEFAGWADSERLVLNLHREYAIAAESEVDLVAAFTDAVTYHGGPLHTTV
- a CDS encoding SDR family NAD(P)-dependent oxidoreductase produces the protein MKVAMITGAARGIGEAAARRLAADGVAVALLDVDPVVEQVAAGIPGAIGLHCDVSSESDWAGAVARCRERLGPVDILVSNAYTVEVVPAHEMSLASWERQLAVTLTGAFLGFKACLDDLRRDARGAVVLTSSVHALTGLPGRAAYASAKAGLTGLARQLAAEYGTEVRVNSVLPGPVLTAAWDDISEEDRAASAAQTMQKRLGRPEEVAAAIAFLAGDDASFITGASLVVDGGWSTYKTSS